A genomic region of Rhodococcus pyridinivorans contains the following coding sequences:
- the rho gene encoding transcription termination factor Rho: MTDTDLITTPALDIPEAGSRTTTRGRRGAGLSGMVLAELRTLAAELGIKGTSGMRKGDLIAAIKEKQGGGAAAPAEQPAAEKTAAPEKTDAAAKTETAGKPETADKPEGAPSRGTRGRRGRAATDETAAPEQKADAAPAEQKADAEQAEQKADVKHGEESSQEKPQGGQTPSGDNESDGNRRGRGRRGRRGGDNADQNQQTEGADASEDGRQDRDSQRDKVQDRDSHRERGQDRNSGDGSSRRDRNQGDRNQGDRNQDAGDRDGGNQGPRQGQDNRGGDDEEGGRGRRGRRFRERRRGRDRGESGSDSREPEIREDDVLQPVAGILDVLDNYAFVRTSGYLAGPNDVYVSMNMVRKNGLRRGDAITGAVRVPREGEQGNQRQKFNPLVRLDTVNGREVDSAKRRPEFNKLTPLYPNQRLRLETQPNILTTRVIDLVMPIGKGQRALIVSPPKAGKTTVLQDIANAIAVNNPECYLMVVLVDERPEEVTDMQRSVKGEVIASTFDRPPSDHTSVAELAIERAKRLVEMGQDVVVLLDSITRLGRAYNNSSPASGRILSGGVDSTALYPPKRFLGAARNIENGGSLTIIATAMVETGSTGDTVIFEEFKGTGNAELKLDRKIAERRVFPAVDVNPSGTRKDELLMSPDEFAVVHKLRRVLSGLDSHQAIDLLIDRLKKSKTNIEFLMNVAKTAPGALDD, from the coding sequence GTGACAGATACGGACCTGATCACTACACCTGCTCTCGACATTCCCGAGGCCGGTAGCCGGACGACCACGCGCGGTCGCCGCGGAGCAGGCCTTTCGGGCATGGTGCTTGCCGAGTTGCGGACTCTTGCCGCCGAGCTCGGAATCAAGGGCACCTCCGGGATGCGCAAGGGTGATCTCATCGCTGCGATCAAGGAGAAGCAAGGAGGCGGCGCCGCCGCACCTGCCGAGCAGCCTGCAGCCGAGAAGACCGCTGCCCCCGAGAAGACCGACGCGGCAGCGAAGACCGAGACGGCGGGGAAGCCCGAGACTGCCGACAAGCCCGAGGGAGCACCCTCGCGTGGCACCCGCGGTCGCCGTGGCCGTGCCGCCACCGACGAGACCGCCGCGCCCGAGCAGAAGGCCGACGCCGCACCGGCCGAGCAGAAGGCCGACGCCGAACAGGCCGAGCAGAAGGCCGACGTGAAGCACGGTGAAGAAAGCTCGCAGGAGAAGCCGCAGGGCGGCCAGACCCCCAGTGGCGACAACGAATCCGACGGTAACCGCCGCGGCCGTGGCCGTCGCGGACGCCGCGGTGGCGACAACGCCGACCAGAACCAGCAGACCGAGGGTGCCGACGCGTCCGAGGACGGTCGCCAGGATCGCGACTCGCAGCGCGACAAGGTCCAGGATCGCGACTCGCACCGCGAGCGTGGCCAGGACCGTAACTCCGGCGACGGCTCCTCGCGCCGCGACCGTAACCAGGGCGACCGTAACCAGGGTGACCGCAACCAGGACGCCGGCGATCGCGACGGCGGTAACCAGGGTCCGCGCCAGGGCCAGGACAACCGTGGGGGAGACGACGAGGAAGGTGGCCGCGGTCGTCGGGGTCGTCGCTTCCGTGAGCGTCGTCGTGGACGCGACCGCGGCGAGAGCGGTTCGGACTCGCGCGAGCCCGAGATCCGCGAGGACGACGTCCTGCAGCCGGTCGCCGGCATCCTCGACGTCCTCGACAACTACGCGTTCGTCCGCACCTCCGGCTACCTCGCCGGCCCGAACGACGTGTACGTGTCGATGAACATGGTGCGCAAGAACGGCCTGCGCCGCGGCGACGCCATCACCGGCGCCGTGCGGGTCCCCCGTGAGGGCGAGCAAGGCAACCAGCGTCAGAAGTTCAACCCGCTGGTTCGTCTCGACACCGTCAACGGCCGCGAGGTCGACTCGGCCAAGCGCCGCCCCGAGTTCAACAAGCTCACGCCGCTGTACCCCAACCAGCGACTGCGCCTCGAGACCCAGCCGAACATCCTCACCACGCGCGTGATCGACCTGGTCATGCCGATCGGTAAGGGTCAACGTGCACTCATCGTGTCGCCGCCGAAGGCCGGTAAGACCACCGTCCTCCAGGACATCGCTAACGCGATCGCCGTCAACAACCCCGAGTGCTACCTGATGGTCGTGCTCGTCGACGAGCGTCCCGAAGAGGTCACCGACATGCAGCGTTCGGTGAAGGGTGAGGTCATCGCCTCGACCTTCGACCGGCCGCCGTCGGATCACACCTCGGTCGCCGAGCTCGCCATCGAGCGTGCGAAGCGTCTCGTGGAGATGGGCCAGGACGTCGTGGTGCTCCTCGACTCCATCACCCGTCTCGGCCGCGCGTACAACAACTCGTCGCCGGCATCCGGACGCATCCTCTCCGGTGGTGTCGACTCGACCGCGCTGTACCCGCCGAAGCGTTTCCTCGGTGCCGCCCGCAACATCGAGAACGGCGGATCGCTCACGATCATCGCCACCGCGATGGTCGAGACCGGTTCCACCGGCGACACAGTGATCTTCGAGGAGTTCAAAGGCACGGGTAACGCCGAGCTCAAGCTCGACCGGAAGATCGCCGAGCGGCGCGTGTTCCCGGCGGTCGACGTCAACCCGTCCGGTACCCGCAAGGACGAGCTGCTCATGAGCCCCGACGAGTTCGCCGTGGTGCACAAGCTCCGCCGCGTGCTTTCCGGCCTCGATTCGCACCAGGCGATCGATCTGCTCATCGACCGGCTCAAGAAGTCCAAGACGAACATCGAGTTCCTCATGAATGTGGCGAAGACCGCACCGGGGGCACTCGACGACTGA